The region tcaaattttagtcaatttttttactaacatAATACACTTTATTATTCTGAATAAGATCATATAAATCATCGTTATAAACTTTAATATCttagttattattaaaatatccaattttTTAATGCGATATGTGTGTTGTTTTTCATAccattgaataataataataaaaaaactcaattattatactttttattgctgataaaaaaaaattgaataataatcaACTAGAAATTATGTACTAAtgttaagtttttttcttctttttttgacCTGAAACCGTCAAAGTCTTGTTAGCCAAGTAACGTGATGAACACGGCCAAACATAATTGGTCCACGTCACCAGCCACCGGCAATAGTGTTGTTTAGGGTTAGGGCTGTtttggaaattaaaaaaaagccTCTCACTCGCGCCGTTATCGTGCTCCCATTTCATTTCTCTCAACACACTCCCTCTTCTCTTCCCTTCtcagcttcttcttcttcttcagctTCAGATTCAGGTTCATCTTCTCTCCACACAAttcatctctctctctctctctctctctctctctctttctcttttcatttcCTCACTTCACTGTTTCGCTCACACGACGTAGTTTCCTTCAATTCTTCTTTGTTTCCGAACAGGTTAACTCAACCAACGCTGCACATTTAACGCCACAATCCAATTCCATGGCGCATATCGTAAGTTCACTCACCTTCTTCAAtctttaaattaatcaattaattaaccTCTATTCGGCTTTATTCTGCAtgagttgtttttcttttcgtCTTAGTTAGCTCGCGTGCTTGTTTGGAATGGTTTTCAGGAACTAGATTGTCCGGCGAGTGTTAAGAAACAGCTGGCGAAGGTGTTTGAGGTGTCTCTGAGGACAACCGTGCCTGAAGAATCCGATGTCGTGCCTTCAGTTGATGCCTGCGCTGCCAAATCCGGTGTTAAATTCGCTGATTACCAGTGGTGAGTTATGTGTGAATTGTGGACTTGAGTTTagggttttaaaaaattggttgCGCCCTGTATCGGCATTATTAAGATCCATGTGGCATTATTAATGTGGCTTGTTAACATCTTCGTTTATGGTGCAGTAATAATGCAATGGGTATATTTGCGAAGTTAAAAGGAAAGCAGTCAGGATTCAGGGGACCCCCGGGTGTTGGACAGGTATTGTAAGGCATGGTTAattccctttctttttctttttgcgtTTTTTACTTTCTAACTATCGAAGTTAATGTGTTGTTGGAAAAGGATCATCCAtgtgtgttttgtttgtgtAGGCAATAGTTAAAAATCTTCCGCAGTCTGAAATGATAGAATCATGCTCTGTAGCTGGTCCCGGGTTTGTGAATATTGTTTTGTCGAAGAAGTGGATAGCAGAGGTGATTGCATTTTCTTTACTATCTTCTAGtctgtttttattattttagggAGGGAGCGGGCGTATCTGAGATATTGTGTCCGTTTATTGGAAGGGTGCTATACTAAGATTCTGATGGTCCGTTTTTTTTGGATTATTGAGTTTATTCAAAACCGCTATTATCATTTAAGTGGAAAAACTCCTCCTGCAGAGATTGGAGAGGCTGTTGATTGATGGTATTGATGACTGGGCACCACGACTTCCAGTGAAGACTGTTTTGGTTGATTTTTCCTCACCTAACGTAGCAAAGGAAATGCATGTTGGCCACTTGAGATCTACCATTATTGGGGACACATTATCCCGAATGCTTGAATTTTGCCGTGCGGAAACTCTTATTAGAAGGAATCATCTTGGTGACTGGGGGACGCAGGTAGAGTCATTTTTTCAAGGAATACTATTTGTGTTGTGAAATTGAAAGTTCTGCATGGTTAAACTAAAGTTAAAATGGTTTATGTGACTTGTGTTGTTACTAAAACTGGCATACACTGTAAAAAAAGACTAGGTTCCTTTGGATAACTTGTGGCATTGAGTAACATAATTGCAATGGTAATTTAATATGATTATGTTTGTTAGTTAGCATTACTAGGCTTGACTTTAGTTATGCTTGGGACtatgttttgtgtaatttgcTTTTCTAGCTGTCTTCGTGAGCAAGAACACATTACACCCTCTTAATTGGACTAAGGTATCATTCAAGTTTCGTACCACTCTTTACGTAACCTGAAGCAGTTAGTGTTTTAGATCACTGCTCTCAACCTGTATCTCTCCCTCTCccttgataaaataatttagatattgAACCAATCAGTTAGTCCCTAAATTAGGAATGTAcatcgattttttttttatagggATATTTGTGTGGCATATTTACTTGAATCATAAAATGTTCTATAAGGAAGGttctcattttatatttttaccttATGGCTCAACGTCCATGTATTTTGTTTACAGTTCGGGATGCTAATAGCTCACCTCTTTGATACGTTTCCAAACCCTGAAGATTTTAATGAAACAGCAATTGGGGATCTTCAggtgagaaaatatatgaaaCCAAACTTTATTCTAACCATTTATTCAGATTTAGATGTTCAGTCATACATTGTTTTGTTAACACTTCTTATCCTGACTGGACATTTTGTTAGTTCATTTGATGTATACACAttctaaataattggattaatttctattttctaaATGGAAGTAAAAACTATGCATTCCAAATAATTACTATATTATGATACTGGTTCACCCTTACTAGCAATTactatggtttttttttttttttttcacatgttgAAAGAAAAAGTAATCAGTGCTTGAAAGAAAAGTGATCAGTTTTATCTGCATCTTTGATTCAAATTggtattctattatttttttgtgaataAACTTAGACACAATGATGTGCTGATTGAAATCAGTTCTATATACCTCTGTATCCAATTAGCCAGTCACCTTTCTTTTATACTGAAAGAATAGTCTAATTAGCAAAAAAGTGAAGTCAGAAATACTTGTTTtggttgtgttatttttttgtcaattctTACAACCGCTGAACAGTCAGCTTTGAAAAGGAAATGTTTATAGTAAGTCTTGAGGGATAATATTCTCATTCATGTCACTTAGTTTTAAACTTATGGGCAAATATATTTCTATCATGATACTTTTTGTTCCTCTGGATAAGTGAATTATTATTAGGGATTCTGAAGTTCATGTGAGTTGGTGCATTTTTTAGGCATTCTATAAGGCTTCCAAAGTGAGGTTTGATAATGAACCTGAGTTTAAGCGGCGGGCACACCTTTCAGTGGTCCAACTTCAGGTATtgatagttttcttttttgtcttgTTTGTTTGTAAGATCTCAACGACCTtggttttaaatttaatgtgTTAATATGGGCTTCAGAGTGGAGAAGAGGTTTATCGCAAGGCATGGGAACGGATCTGTGATATTAGCAAGGCTGAATTTGAAAAGGTGTATCAGCGCCTTGGAGTTAGATTGGAAGCAAGGGTAGGGCTTTCTAGTTTCCTTTGACTTACCGAGTTCACCTGTGGTGTCTATTGAATTCCTTTTTTACCTTCCATGGGGAATATTTTAAGATGTTTTGCTACATGCCAACTCTATTCATGCTTAGAATATTTTGGATTTAACTTTTGTCTTTTTTGGCCAGATGTCTCATATTCTGTGTATGAAGTCTCTgtcttttgtttgttttcttcctttctttttctattcaaaGTTTGGTTGGGTTAGCCtaagaaaattgattcattttttcTTGCTCTGAGAAGCTGCTTAatgagactttaattttttgttgcaaTTTTATTCCCAACTAAAGTtgaaattattactttttatggAACAACTTCTCTGCATTTTTTGTTCATTTACAGGACATTTGTAGCCAAATTTAGCAATAATGCTGCATAAAATCCATTGTTTTTAAGCTAATTATGCGCTGATGTGCAATAAGTGTACCAATAAGTGGATTGAATTAATGGATTTCTTTTGTGATAACTTTATGTGTTTATTTCATTCAACATATGTTAAATTTGGCTGTGAACTGAACGATACTATATTTGGTTTCAGGGAGAGAGCTACTATAATGATTTAATCCCTCCAACTTTGGATAAATTGGATAAATTAGGGATGATCCAAGAAGATGACGGTGCTCGTGTGATTTTTGTTGAGGGTGTAAATATACCAATTATTGCTGTGAAAAGAGATGGTGGCTACAACTATTCTTCAACTGATATAGCAGCACTCTGGTTAGTTTACACTTTCagttttttaataaacaaactCATACCTATTGTTTGAGTTTCCGGCTCAATTCAGtggttaaattttgttaatgatTGTTCATCAGAAGCTAGTACAAATAGCTTCTGGACATGTTTACAAATTAGACATGGAGCAATAATGTTTGATCCACAATTTTGATCTGTTTCAAACACGGAATGTGTCAAATTTATTTGCCATTTCTATCGGGGCTATACACTTTGTTTTCGGATAAACTTGCATCAAATGcacataatataaatatggAGCACAGAATTTATTGACTTGAGAAGTTGAACTGTAATGATTATCTGAGCTACTTTCGTCATGTAGGTACCGTTTAAATGAGGAAAAAGTTAACTGGAATATATATGTTACTGATGTTGGGCAGTGGCAACACTTTGATATGCTGTTTAAGGTATATCTCagttcatgtttttttatggTTTGTGTTGGCTACCACCTTTTTTTGTTGAACCATAACTCTTTGGTTTGCTTTTCCCCCTCGAATTGCCCTTTGTTATTGATGGGTTCTTTGTATTGCTGATAGGCTACAGTATCCTTGGCTAGTTTTTGTGCCCCAATATTTTTGTTcctcatttcatattttttctgttttctaaaAGAGAAAAGTCATGGACTGTGACATATTTCTGGGGCATAACATTTCAGTTTTCTGTGTTCAATGCCTaccttatttttttcaatttttcaaaagagaAAACTCATGGACCATGTCTGTGCATTTTTTCTGAtgagaatttattttttgatatgtGCTCCAATTTTTTCATTCAGGCATTTAGGCGTGCAGGATGGCTGCCAAAGGGTGAAAACGAGTTCCCCAAATGCACCCATGTTGGCTTTGGTCTTGTTCTTGGGGAAGATGGAAAACGATTTCGTACTCGCAGTAGTGATACTATTCGATTGGTAGAGTTGCTTGATGAGGCGAAAAAACGCTGTAAAGCTTCCCTTCTCGAACGTGGTAAAGTACTTGTTACCCAGTGTGATTTTTACTTTTTCCTTATTTGCATACAAGCATGGATGAAGTGAAGTCAAGTCTGTGCTTGATTAAATTGTATTAATTCATGTcctttttaatcttattttggGAGTCTTCAATACTTTGATGGTTAATCTTCCGAATCCTATGTACTCTTAGATGCTGTTAAAGATTGGACTGACGAAGAGATTGAAAAAACAGCAGAAGCAGTTGGTTATGGGGCTGTTAAGTATGTTCCTTTATCAATCCCTTTTTTCCTCTACTTCTGTATGCCAAATCATCATTTTTCCCTGGCTATAGATGTGCCGGTACTTGCTCCGTGGTAGATGCATTATCATGTGCCAAATTGTAGACAAATGTATCATCTAACGGTTTCCTGTTGACTTGTTTTTTAACCTGTATTTTTATAGGATACTTTAAATTATGAACTAATATTTGAATCCTATTAATGCATACACTTAAGATTAACAGagagaaattatatttttggagGGCTTAAAGGACCCTTCTCATGTTCTTCTATTTATATTGATGAAGAGCTGATACAATAGGGGGATGAAAGATCAAGGGACTGTCCTAGATTGCTGGGCGCAGAACTAGGTGCACTAAGAAGAGATAACCCAACACACGACTCCCTACTTTAGTCTTACTCATTACACTAACATAAGTAGACTTAATAATTATTCCAACACATACTAATATTCACTGGGTTTTTGATTCCATGTGCCAACTGCTAACCCATATAAATAAATCAGAATAAATAATGGTTTGCTGGCCATTCTATGATTTTTCCTGCTAAATGCTAGTCTAGGTGTTCTATTCAGGTTCacttttatttaacttaaatttctaCATTTTGCTTTTAACTGGCTTGGCAAATCTTTATTTTGCAGTATTCTTTTTCCTGTGATGAGAATAAGAATTGAGTTGTTGTCTTTTAGCCCCTTATGCCGGTGTCTTCAATTTGTGTTTGCAGGTATGCTGACTTGAGGATCAACAGATTAACGAATTACACATTCAGCTTTGATCAGATGCTCAATGATAAGGTGCACTCAGTGTGTTCTAGTGTAGCTCAGTATTGAAGCATGTAAATTATTGACAAATATTTATGTCAGTTGTGGTAGTTTTATTTCCCTCATAACAAGCATCATATGAAATATAGGGTAATTTTCGATATTAATGTGTGGTTGGTATCAGTGGGTGGATAATGCCACtgttgtaatatatatatatatatatatatatatatatatatatatatatatatatatatatagggtataTCAATAACTGTCTGAAGTCTGAGAACTCAGATTTTGATGTTCTCTTCAGCGGTTATCTGTTGCGGAGCTCCCTCTTAAGTGTATCCTTCACTTTAAGAAGTAGGAaccttttttaattgtttgctCCTTAGAACCGCGCTAAGAAGAAATGTTGAATCTACTAGTTGCTTTTGTTGAACTGTTCATCCCAATGTAAActtattcaatattattttgtcTCACCTTCCTAAATTTGTTATGAAACAGGGCAATACAGCTGTTTATTTGCAGTATGCACATGCTAGGATCTGTTCCATTATGAGGAAATCTGGTAAAGATATTGAGGAAATAAAGAAAGTAAGTTATTTCTCTTCCCTTAATGATGATTTACCACTTTACTAAATGGCATGAAAAACTGATTCGATTCAATTATATtacaatatacaaaataaatgttGTCTTTGTTTTCACTCTGCCGTGGTTGACTTGACGCCAGTCAATTTTGTTCTCATCAATTATATTTCTTCTCATAAATCATATTAGTGATATGACATCGTTTCACGTGTGCTTTGTATATAGTTAGTCAACTAAATatcattctttaatttttctacATTCCTTCACACGTATTTGATATTTCAACGGCTTTGTGACAAGACTTTATATCGTTCATTAAATTGTGCACATTGCTTCTTACGTATTTCGTGTTCAACACCTTTGTGACAGAATGGGAAGATAGTGCTGAATCACGAAGATGAACGGGCGTTGGGGCTTCATTTGATACAATTTCCTGAGGTAGGACACATGAAACACAAAGTGTTCTTGTGCTTTAGACCCTTTTACATGCTAGTAATGATTGGAATTTTGTTACTGGCCTTCCATTTTCTTTATACAAAAGACTATATCATGGCTAATGCGATCTAACATTACTGTATACTGTTTTATAATCCAAAACATGCCTGCGTTGATCTGTTGGctgtgttttatttttcaggTCTTTGAGGAGTCCCTGACTAATCTATTGCCTAATGTGCTGTGTGAATACCTCTATAATTTGACAGAAATCTTTACAAAGAAGTTTTATACTAATTGCCAGGTATACTTCTAAAGTCACAACCTTTCTACTGATTTCTATGCACTTCTTATTCCTATTTTAGTGGTACAAATAAAACTGCCAAGTAGCGTATCTGCGTGTTTATCCCGAAAAACGTTGAAGATAGGTTATTgtatatacttttaattattgttttgtgAAATAGGTGTGTGTTGTCACCTGAAACTTCTCTGTTCAACTTAAAACTTTCTCAAATATTGCTTCCATTTGAGTCGTCATACACTAGAAGGTTcggtaaaaaaataatgtttagaTTGGAGCCATGCAATTTAGCTTCTTTTTACCATTGGCAGGTTGTGGGGTCGCCTGATGAAACTAGCAGACTCTTGCTATGTGAAGCAACGTTAATTGTGATGAGGCAGTGCTTTAATCTCCTAGGAATTGTACCTGTATACAGGTTATGACCTATCTGAAGAGCTTTATATGCAAATTTTTGCAACAGATTAATTTTGTCTTCGCGGGTACTCATTCTTCTTGCTAAGGATCTGCCCCCTCATCTTCTGTCTATTGTATGAAGGGAAAGTAGGAAAGTAGTAAATGACTGATTGTAGTTCTActcacaaaattatttaaattttgattcaaaGCTATACGGGCTGTTTCCTTTATCTTTTTTAGGTCTTGTATTAGTAGTTGATTATGTGCTATTTTCAGTTATTTTTtcttgtcttattttatttttctatttttaaaactgtgcaacatgttttcataaattttgttCGGCCGAACTTTTTTGTGAACCTAAATAAGCTGCATTAGCATTAGACATCATTTATTGTTtgtatttgtaagtatttttttcaGCTTATTATTAGGTCTATCTATATGTaattttgtataataataatttaaaaaagtcaTTTTCTACCTTTcggttataatttttaaaagataacatGATGTCTGTTCTAGGGGGCACTCCTTACTCGTGTGCCCATAGTGACAAAAAGATGATTGAAATCATATTCTAAGAGACAATGAAATGTGAATCGATAAATTTTGATTGAGAGAAAGAGAATTCGTGAATCGGtagattttgattttgagaAAAGAAACTTATTGAAAGGAAAGTTCGGAAGCATTGGGGTCTTGGATTGTTTGACTACATTACagtgttttttttctcttaatttttgtttatcacgGTTCGTtgttggttttttattttactgGCTTGTGTTGATTTTGGTCTATATATTCTTCCTTTAACttcatataatttattcttttgattttatcatGCTCAGTTTATACAATTTGGAAATAATTCATGAAccgtataataaaaaaatttaaaagtaatttttgaactatgcaattaaaaaaaaaaaatttgggttATGTAATTTGAaagtcaaataaattatattgtgAAATTTGGAAGTTAGTTATTTCTTACTTTCAAATTATGCGATTCGAAAGTTATTTTCAGTTTTGAAATTATAGTCTCAGCGATTTTTCACAATTTAAGAAAGGATAAaatgagaaatttttttatatcaaagtgcGAGAATAAATGTATGCACGTGCAAAAAGAAACTGTCACTTTTTAACGCAGCTCAAGTTAAGGTAGACTAGATTCACTTTTTAACGCAGCTCAAGTTAAGGTAGACCAGATTCGTTCacatgtttttccttttatcCAATTTCACGTCTctagtaaaatatataattgatttactgttttttttttctaaaccaTCTCAAAAGTGATTGTTTTTGCCAAGTattaaccaatttaaaaatattatgattgaaattgatttttaaaactgAGATTaatcattttagttatttatcttCCTACTTTAGCTTAagatataatatcaaatttgaatggatttggtgacaattaaattttaaaaataatctcaaGCCATATCAATTTCAGATCTGAATAACAAATTAGATGGAAATCAATAAATCAAATTACTAcgtattttaaacttttattcatTCAATTCAGTGAAAAATAAGGACAAAATAAGCACGTTAAAACTACCCCACCTTGTAAACGGCTGTGGGAGTTTTAAGGGAAATAATAAGtaagtttataattttacacTTTTTCCAGTTTTCGAATTTtcaatataacaattaaaaaatattttcatataattttttaaaaattttatctgTACTTTAACACTATCTAAACATCACTCTTGTGTTGCACAAATACTGTAACtaattttctataataactAAGTTGttgcattaaaattttattatattacaaatCTTTCGTTCACTTGTTGCCACGAAAGTTATCAATATCAACGTAGAGCTAATATTTGtcatttataagtattttatagtgaaattaaaatattaatataataattcattaaatatatttatacggATCTTCCGTTGAACTAAGGGGTCATGGTtcccaatttttattattctttttacatttatataattagaaaattaaaaatgtgattttaaataatgtttttcaaatttaatatttttaatatattttatatatttgatattctaataaatttttatatatttatatttatatataagaaaacaaagttatttttcatatttatttttcaattttatcttttaaatattttttaaataaaaataattattttattaatattatattttaaataattatttatttaattcaaccattttttatttgtttatttattttttaatttgatcattataaataaaaatgaattatattaaaattgtaaaatctatttatatttaattttatatttataattataacaataattatagttttattattttttattattatagaaaagtaaatataatattttgatttatataaaaattttaggattatttttagtttctaattttattcaaaaatattaagttgattttccaatttatttttagtctcaatttggttaatttttaataaatagtataattttgtcatttttttattatattttttgaatcaaattaaaaatttttcatcaaaataaaaGTTCTAAATATTATTGTCAGTCTAATTGATAAAATCCTagtattaattttgataaaaaaaatcttatttcattataagaaatttaataaaaaaatactaaatgaCATTAAAGTTAAGATTAAAAAACACTAAAGGATCAACCTATATTTTTAGACGAAAAAATATGGATTAAAGAATAATTCTACTAAAATTTTGACTACACCATGATGAgtaactttttatatatatatatatatatatatatatatatatatatatatatatatatatattattatttatgtccATGTATATTTATTCTCGGACTTTTGCTAGTAAAGGGCTTTGAAAAACCCCGCTTAAAGACTTACCATCCCTAATCCCTAAACCCCTACCTATATAAACAATTATCGAATTCTGAAGGAACAAAACTATAATCCTGCAACTGACCCATCACGGTAATGGTTCTCAATCACGATCCTTCGCAACAACCCATGAACGGGTAAGTcacctctttcttcttttctctctcttcctcacTTCACACATTGCTTCGCACAGAGTTCGAAAACTTCATCATTGGTTTCTGTTGTGCCGTGCtgttatttcaatttttgttttcttttatgttttcattctCAAACATTACGAGGGATTGAGTTTTATTATTGAGAAAATAGTTTGAGAAAACAGTGTGTGCGTTATATTTTGCACTGTCATCTACACTCTTCATTGTTTTGTACCAAgcgtatactttttttttttttttttttttttatcttcaatgTTTCTCCAATTTATATGTGTTAATGTTTGTTTTTGTGAACTAAATAGCAATGGGGGCAACAAGGTACCGGATGATTCTGGTTTTGACCAAAGGATTCTAACTGCTCCGGTGAAATCTGCTGTTGACAAGTTCCAACTTCTTCCCGAGTTCCTCAAGGTAAGTAACTGTTTAGTATGCATTGCAAGTACATGTGATGAGATAATATAGCTAT is a window of Vigna unguiculata cultivar IT97K-499-35 chromosome 4, ASM411807v1, whole genome shotgun sequence DNA encoding:
- the LOC114182316 gene encoding arginine--tRNA ligase, chloroplastic/mitochondrial-like — protein: MAHIELDCPASVKKQLAKVFEVSLRTTVPEESDVVPSVDACAAKSGVKFADYQCNNAMGIFAKLKGKQSGFRGPPGVGQAIVKNLPQSEMIESCSVAGPGFVNIVLSKKWIAERLERLLIDGIDDWAPRLPVKTVLVDFSSPNVAKEMHVGHLRSTIIGDTLSRMLEFCRAETLIRRNHLGDWGTQFGMLIAHLFDTFPNPEDFNETAIGDLQAFYKASKVRFDNEPEFKRRAHLSVVQLQSGEEVYRKAWERICDISKAEFEKVYQRLGVRLEARGESYYNDLIPPTLDKLDKLGMIQEDDGARVIFVEGVNIPIIAVKRDGGYNYSSTDIAALWYRLNEEKVNWNIYVTDVGQWQHFDMLFKAFRRAGWLPKGENEFPKCTHVGFGLVLGEDGKRFRTRSSDTIRLVELLDEAKKRCKASLLERDAVKDWTDEEIEKTAEAVGYGAVKYADLRINRLTNYTFSFDQMLNDKGNTAVYLQYAHARICSIMRKSGKDIEEIKKNGKIVLNHEDERALGLHLIQFPEVFEESLTNLLPNVLCEYLYNLTEIFTKKFYTNCQVVGSPDETSRLLLCEATLIVMRQCFNLLGIVPVYRL